CACGTCGGCCGCGGCCACCGCTCGACGACCCCGGCGAAGAGATCAGTCCGAGGCATTCTCGGTCACCTCCCCGATGACGGCACACTCGTCGCGCAGCCGGCGCGGTAATCTGGTCTCCGATTCGGTCATCCTGTCGAGGACCAGCGCCGGTTCCGCGAAGTGGGGGCCGCGGCTGACGGTGAACGGGTCGCTCTCCCAGCGGATGTACCCTGCCTCGGCGAGCTTCGGGAGATGCAGATGCCGTAGTCGAACGGTCAGGTCCTCGGTATCGAGCTCGTGGGACGCCGACCATGCGGCATCGGGCAACGGTAGCCGCTAGTCCTCCGGTTCCTTCATCAGTGAGAAGATGATCATCTGACGAGGCTGGGTGGCCAGTGACTCGTACAACTGGTTCCAGGTATCTGTCCCGCTGTCGTTCGCTGAGAATGTGCTGGACACGTTCGGGACGACCGACTTCATTCCTCGAAAAGCCTTGGTACGTGTTGACGCCCATCGGTGGGGACGCACCGTTCGACGGGTACTCCCGCGCCGAACAAAATTGTGGTGTTAGCACAATACTTTATGGTCTCGGCGGGCGAACGCTCACACATGGAAGGTCCGTTCGTCATCGTCGGCGGAGACGCGGCAGGGATGAGCGCAGCGAGCAAGGCCAAGCGGGACGACCCGGACCGGGACGTCGTCGTCTTCGAGAAGGGCGAGTGGGTCTCCTACGCCGCCTGCGGGCTGCCCTACTACGTCAAGGGCGATGTGGAGACCCTCGACGACCTCGTCCAGGTGACGCCCGAGGCGTTCGTCGAGGAACGCGGTATCGACCTTCGGACGAACCACGAGGTCACGGCGGTCGACCGCGCGGAACGGACCGTGACGGTAACCGGTCCCGACGGCGAGTTCGAACAGGCGTACGGCGACCTGCTGCTCGCGACCGGAGCGCAGGCCGTCGTCCCCCCCTTCGACGGCATCGACCTCGACGGCGTGTTCACTCTGCACAACATGAACGAGGCCGCCGAGATCCGACGCTACCTTGGACTGGACACGCCGACCGCAAACCTCCCGGAGATGGGCTACGGTGCGGCGGCCGCGGAGTACGCCGAGGCCGAGGGGCCCGAGTCGGTCGCCGTCATCGGCGGCGGTTACGTGGGCATCGAGATGGCGGAGGCCTTCGCGGCCCACGGCCTCGATGTGCATCTCTTCGAGATGTTGCCGCACACGCTCCAGCCCTTCGGGACCGAGGCAGCGGGCGTCGTCGAGGACCACCTCCGCGAGCAGGGAGTCGAGCTCCACCTCGACACGGCCGTCGACGGCATGGTCGGCGACAATCACGTCGAGGCCATCGCCGCCGGCGACCTGACCATCCCGGTCGACCTCGCGCTGGTCGGCGTCGGCGTCGCCCCGAACACCGAACTGGCCGAGGCTGCCGGCATCGAGCTCGGCCCGACTGGTGCCATCGCGACGGACGAGTACGGTCGGACGAACGACGAACAGGTCTTCGCGGCGGGAGACAACGCCGAGATGACCCACGTCGTGACCGGCGGGCCCGATCACGTCCCGCTTGCGTTGACGGCGAACCGTGCCGGGCGTGCCATCGGCGCGACGGTCGCCGGTGAGCCAACGCCCGTCGGCGAGATAGCCGGCACCGCCGCCGTCAAGGCGTTCGACCTGGAGGTGGCCCGGACCGGTATCGTCGACGAGGAGGCGGCCCGCGAGGCGGGGTTCGACCCGGTCTCGGTGACCATCACCGCCCGCTCCCGGGCCCACTACTACCCCGGCGACGAGGAGATACAGGTCACGCTCCTCGGGGACCGGGACAGTGGGCGCGTCCTCGGAGCGAGCATGGTCGGCCGTGAGGGTGTCGCGAAGCGAATCGACACCGTCGCCACGGCGCTGTATGCCCGCATGACCGCCCACCAGCTCTCGTACCTCGACCTGGCGTACGCGCCGCCGTTCAGCCCCGTCTGGGACCCGGTCCTGACCGCCGGGAAGGTGCTCGACGGGAAGCTGTCGTCCTGACGCGAACGACTCGCGGTCGCCCCCTGGTCAGTCCCCGTGGGGCGAACACTGCACCTCGAAGTACCGTTCATCGTGACGGACGACAGCGCTCCCGCCGTCGCCGCTCGTCCCCTGGTACGGACACCTGACATCGAGTTCGGACAGCGCTCGGACCGCAACCCGCTCGTGCTCGAACCCACGCAGCGGGAGGTCGCACGTCTGGTAGCCGTCGGCGTCTGTCTCGCAGTTCCCCGACGAGAACAGCGCGGATTCGACCGGCGGCGCGTCCGAGAGCGTTCCGACCGCCGCGTCGTCCACGGACGAGGCCGGCACCTCCTGGGCGCTGACGACGTAGCCCCACCCCCAGCCGAGGCCGAACGCGGCCAGCAGCATGAGCAATACTACGGCCGGGACGCTCCCGACGAACGTCGGAAGTGCGCCGGACCGGACGTCGAACCGGAACCGGAGGAGGAGCGGAACCCCGACGAGCACGACCACGAGCAGCAGGAACGCGGTCGGTGCCGACGGGAACCCGGCCAGCGCGACTGCCGTGTAGACGACCAGCACCCCGAGGAAGGAGCCCAGGACGGCGAGGAGTGCGTCACGGTTCGCGAGCCCGGTGTGCAGGTAGTCGGCGACGAACAGCGGGAGGGCGACCGCGCCGAGACCGCTGGCGAGGAACTGGATGAGTATGGCCGCCTCCGTGGCCCCGCTCGGGCCCAGCCGCAGGTACAGCGCGTCGTAGACCGGTCGCTGGACGCCCGTGGTGACGTTGAGCAGGACCAGGGCGACGGCGATGGTGCCGACGAGTCCGAGCAGGACGTAGGCGACGCCCCGTCCGACCCGTCGGATGATGGCGCTCGTGTCGGTCATGGGTGGGGCGTCGACCGGGATGGCGCGGTCGAACTACGCGAAATACAGTCGCCTGCCGCAAGTGTGTTATGGAGTGCCGAGACGGGGTCGGTCAGTCGGACTCCACCGCGGTCGGTACCTCGTCGCGGTCGTCCGGTGCGAGTGCACCGACGTGTTCGGAGACCTGCCTGCGGTTGACCTCGCCGATGCGGTCGGCGACGGCGTCCACCATGTCGAACAGGTCGTCGCGGACCGGACTGTCCTCGTCCCTGATGGTCGGGCCCTCGGTCGCGCCGCTGTCGAAGTCCGGGTGGACCGGCAGCTCGGAGAGCACCGGCACGTCGTAGTCCTCGCGGATCTCGTCGCCGCCGCCCGCACCGAACACCTCGTGGGTGTCG
The DNA window shown above is from Haloarchaeobius litoreus and carries:
- a CDS encoding FAD-dependent oxidoreductase; the protein is MEGPFVIVGGDAAGMSAASKAKRDDPDRDVVVFEKGEWVSYAACGLPYYVKGDVETLDDLVQVTPEAFVEERGIDLRTNHEVTAVDRAERTVTVTGPDGEFEQAYGDLLLATGAQAVVPPFDGIDLDGVFTLHNMNEAAEIRRYLGLDTPTANLPEMGYGAAAAEYAEAEGPESVAVIGGGYVGIEMAEAFAAHGLDVHLFEMLPHTLQPFGTEAAGVVEDHLREQGVELHLDTAVDGMVGDNHVEAIAAGDLTIPVDLALVGVGVAPNTELAEAAGIELGPTGAIATDEYGRTNDEQVFAAGDNAEMTHVVTGGPDHVPLALTANRAGRAIGATVAGEPTPVGEIAGTAAVKAFDLEVARTGIVDEEAAREAGFDPVSVTITARSRAHYYPGDEEIQVTLLGDRDSGRVLGASMVGREGVAKRIDTVATALYARMTAHQLSYLDLAYAPPFSPVWDPVLTAGKVLDGKLSS